A genomic region of Trifolium pratense cultivar HEN17-A07 linkage group LG3, ARS_RC_1.1, whole genome shotgun sequence contains the following coding sequences:
- the LOC123913222 gene encoding G-type lectin S-receptor-like serine/threonine-protein kinase At4g27290 isoform X1: MQTYKVLMLMLHTFFFCIIPTSSIQYETFSAITPDHSIQGNETLVSSSGTFEAGFFNFANSQLQYFGIWYKTISPKVYVWIANRDSPIQNSTPILKLTYKGTLTIVDDSRTIIWSSNASTVAAKPVLLLLDSGNLVVKDGERILWESFDYPGDTFLAGMKLKTSLLNGPYMSLTSWKSVDDPSLGEFSYHIDFHGFPQLVTTKGGNIYHRGPALNGNAFGGVSWLSNLKLLKFSLMLNDKEVSYEYETLKNETITRLWLSPSGYSERLVWSESRKNWDIITTRPLDQCAYYSSCGDNSVCNITNSPRICQCLEGFVPKYYEKWNSLDWSGGCVRRIRLKCSGDWFLQHSGVELPDTSSSWFNKSLRLEECEQMCLKNCSCSAYTNLNVKSNSGCLIWFGNIKDLKNNIDQGQDIFIRLAASELDHGRNRRSFNKMKLAGALVGVILFIMILGLATLTYINRKKLAKPGMLKTLYMKHKRDEEDVQLSTIFGFSTISNATNHFSDHNKLGQGGFGPVYKGILEDGLEIAVKRLSEISAQGEEQFKNEVMLMAKLQHRNLVKLLGCSIFQDEKLLIYELMPNRSLNYFIFDSTRKKQLDLIKRFQIIDGIARGLLYLHQDSRLRIIHRDLKTSNILLDNDMNPRISDFGLARTFLGDQDESNTKRLMGTYGYMPPEYAVRGCFSIKSDVFSFGVIVLEIISGRRIRNFYDPCHHHLNLLGHAWRLWGEEKAQELIDESFHGTVIPCEILRCIHIGLLCVQQRPEHRSNMSSVVLMLNGEKLLPEPNQPGFYTATAHHPIQVDSSQNEASLSLLEAR; the protein is encoded by the exons atgcAAACATACAAGGTTCTCATGCTAATGCTTCATACTTTCTTCTTCTGTATCATTCCAACTTCATCTATACAATATGAAACTTTTTCTGCCATTACACCAGATCATTCTATCCAAGGTAATGAAACTTTAGTGTCTTCATCTGGAACTTTTGAAGCTGGATTCTTCAACTTTGCAAATTCACAACTCCAATACTTTGGTATATGGTACAAAACAATATCACCTaaagtgtatgtttggattgCCAATAGAGATTCTCCGATACAAAACTCAACGCCAATTCTAAAACTAACATATAAAGGTACTCTTACTATTGTTGATGATTCTAGAACCATTATATGGTCCTCCAATGCATCAACAGTTGCGGCAAAACCGGTCTTGTTGCTTCTAGATTCAGGAAACCTTGTTGTGAAAGATGGAGAGAGAATTCTGTGGGAAAGTTTTGATTACCCTGGTGACACTTTCCTTGCAGGAATGAAACTCAAGACAAGTTTACTAAATGGTCCTTATATGTCTCTTACATCATGGAAAAGTGTTGACGATCCTTCTTTAGGTGAGTTTTCTTATCACATAGATTTTCATGGATTTCCTCAATTAGTTACAACAAAGGGAGGAAATATATATCATAGGGGACCAGCTTTGAATGGTAATGCTTTTGGTGGAGTTTCATGGCTAAGTAATCTTAAGTTGTTGAAATTTTCATTAATGTTAAATGATAAAGAAGTTTCTTATGAATATGAAACTTTGAAAAATGAAACTATTACTAGATTATGGCTTAGTCCATCAGGTTATTCAGAGAGATTGGTATGGTCAGAGAGTAGAAAAAATTGGGATATTATAACGACTCGTCCGTTGGATCAGTGTGCATATTATTCAAGTTGCGGTGATAATTCTGTCTGCAATATTACAAACTCTCCAAGAATATGTCAATGCTTGGAAGGTTTTGTACctaagtattatgaaaagtgGAATTCTTTGGATTGGTCTGGTGGATGTGTTAGAAGAATAAGGTTAAAATGTAGTGGAGATTGGTTTCTGCAGCATTCAGGAGTTGAGTTGCCAGATACATCCTCTTCATGGTTTAACAAGAGTTTGCGTCTTGAAGAATGTGAACAAATGTGTTTGAAAAATTGTTCATGTTCAGCATATACAAACTTAAATGTTAAAAGTAATAGTGgatgtttgatttggtttggaaATATAAAGGACTTGAAAAACAATATAGACCAAGGACAAGATATTTTCATAAGACTTGCAGCCTCAGAGTTAG ATCATGGAAGAAATAGGAGGAGCTTTAACAAAATGAAGCTTGCAGGGGCACTAGTAGGAGTCATTTTATTCATCATGATTCTTGGACTAGCCACACTTACATATATAAATAGAAAGAAGCTTGCAAAACCAG GGATGCTAAAAACATTATATATGAAGCACAAAAGAGATGAAGAAGATGTGCAGCTATCAACAATATTTGGTTTTTCAACCATATCTAATGCCACAAATCACTTTTCAGACCACAACAAGTTAGGACAAGGTGGTTTTGGACCAGTATACAAG GGCATATTGGAAGATGGACTAGAGATTGCAGTAAAGAGGCTATCAGAAATATCAGCACAAGGAGAAGAACAGTTCAAAAATGAAGTCATGCTTATGGCGAAGCTTCAGCATCGCAATCTTGTAAAACTTCTTGGTTGTTCAATATTCCAAGACGAAAAGCTCCTGATCTATGAATTGATGCCCAACAGAAGCttgaattatttcatttttg ATTCAACGCGAAAGAAACAGCTAGATCTGATCAAACGATTTCAAATTATTGATGGGATCGCTCGAGGTCTGCTCTATCTTCATCAAGACTCTAGATTAAGAATCATCCATAGAGACCTCAAAACAAGTAATATTCTTCTTGATAATGATATGAATCCAAGGATATCAGATTTTGGTCTAGCTAGAACATTTCTTGGAGATCAAGATGAGTCTAACACAAAAAGATTGATGGGAACATA TGGTTATATGCCACCTGAATATGCGGTCCGTGGATGTTTTTCAATCAAATCTGATGTTTTTAGCTTTGGAGtaattgttcttgagataattAGTGGGAGAAGGATTCGAAATTTTTATGACCCGTGTCATCATCACCTAAATCTTCTTGGTCAT GCATGGAGACTGTGGGGTGAAGAAAAGGCACAAGAGTTAATAGATGAGTCATTCCATGGTACAGTAATTCCATGTGAAATTTTGAGATGTATTCATATTGGTCTACTATGTGTGCAACAAAGACCAGAACATAGATCAAACATGTCATCTGTGGTCTTAATGTTGAATGGTGAAAAACTGTTGCCTGAGCCTAACCAACCTGGGTTCTATACTGCAACAGCTCATCATCCGATTCAGGTAGATTCTTCACAAAATGAAGCTTCTCTGTCATTGTTAGAGGCACGGTAG
- the LOC123913222 gene encoding G-type lectin S-receptor-like serine/threonine-protein kinase At4g27290 isoform X3, producing MQTYKVLMLMLHTFFFCIIPTSSIQYETFSAITPDHSIQGNETLVSSSGTFEAGFFNFANSQLQYFGIWYKTISPKVYVWIANRDSPIQNSTPILKLTYKGTLTIVDDSRTIIWSSNASTVAAKPVLLLLDSGNLVVKDGERILWESFDYPGDTFLAGMKLKTSLLNGPYMSLTSWKSVDDPSLDHGRNRRSFNKMKLAGALVGVILFIMILGLATLTYINRKKLAKPGMLKTLYMKHKRDEEDVQLSTIFGFSTISNATNHFSDHNKLGQGGFGPVYKGILEDGLEIAVKRLSEISAQGEEQFKNEVMLMAKLQHRNLVKLLGCSIFQDEKLLIYELMPNRSLNYFIFDSTRKKQLDLIKRFQIIDGIARGLLYLHQDSRLRIIHRDLKTSNILLDNDMNPRISDFGLARTFLGDQDESNTKRLMGTYGYMPPEYAVRGCFSIKSDVFSFGVIVLEIISGRRIRNFYDPCHHHLNLLGHAWRLWGEEKAQELIDESFHGTVIPCEILRCIHIGLLCVQQRPEHRSNMSSVVLMLNGEKLLPEPNQPGFYTATAHHPIQVDSSQNEASLSLLEAR from the exons atgcAAACATACAAGGTTCTCATGCTAATGCTTCATACTTTCTTCTTCTGTATCATTCCAACTTCATCTATACAATATGAAACTTTTTCTGCCATTACACCAGATCATTCTATCCAAGGTAATGAAACTTTAGTGTCTTCATCTGGAACTTTTGAAGCTGGATTCTTCAACTTTGCAAATTCACAACTCCAATACTTTGGTATATGGTACAAAACAATATCACCTaaagtgtatgtttggattgCCAATAGAGATTCTCCGATACAAAACTCAACGCCAATTCTAAAACTAACATATAAAGGTACTCTTACTATTGTTGATGATTCTAGAACCATTATATGGTCCTCCAATGCATCAACAGTTGCGGCAAAACCGGTCTTGTTGCTTCTAGATTCAGGAAACCTTGTTGTGAAAGATGGAGAGAGAATTCTGTGGGAAAGTTTTGATTACCCTGGTGACACTTTCCTTGCAGGAATGAAACTCAAGACAAGTTTACTAAATGGTCCTTATATGTCTCTTACATCATGGAAAAGTGTTGACGATCCTTCTTTAG ATCATGGAAGAAATAGGAGGAGCTTTAACAAAATGAAGCTTGCAGGGGCACTAGTAGGAGTCATTTTATTCATCATGATTCTTGGACTAGCCACACTTACATATATAAATAGAAAGAAGCTTGCAAAACCAG GGATGCTAAAAACATTATATATGAAGCACAAAAGAGATGAAGAAGATGTGCAGCTATCAACAATATTTGGTTTTTCAACCATATCTAATGCCACAAATCACTTTTCAGACCACAACAAGTTAGGACAAGGTGGTTTTGGACCAGTATACAAG GGCATATTGGAAGATGGACTAGAGATTGCAGTAAAGAGGCTATCAGAAATATCAGCACAAGGAGAAGAACAGTTCAAAAATGAAGTCATGCTTATGGCGAAGCTTCAGCATCGCAATCTTGTAAAACTTCTTGGTTGTTCAATATTCCAAGACGAAAAGCTCCTGATCTATGAATTGATGCCCAACAGAAGCttgaattatttcatttttg ATTCAACGCGAAAGAAACAGCTAGATCTGATCAAACGATTTCAAATTATTGATGGGATCGCTCGAGGTCTGCTCTATCTTCATCAAGACTCTAGATTAAGAATCATCCATAGAGACCTCAAAACAAGTAATATTCTTCTTGATAATGATATGAATCCAAGGATATCAGATTTTGGTCTAGCTAGAACATTTCTTGGAGATCAAGATGAGTCTAACACAAAAAGATTGATGGGAACATA TGGTTATATGCCACCTGAATATGCGGTCCGTGGATGTTTTTCAATCAAATCTGATGTTTTTAGCTTTGGAGtaattgttcttgagataattAGTGGGAGAAGGATTCGAAATTTTTATGACCCGTGTCATCATCACCTAAATCTTCTTGGTCAT GCATGGAGACTGTGGGGTGAAGAAAAGGCACAAGAGTTAATAGATGAGTCATTCCATGGTACAGTAATTCCATGTGAAATTTTGAGATGTATTCATATTGGTCTACTATGTGTGCAACAAAGACCAGAACATAGATCAAACATGTCATCTGTGGTCTTAATGTTGAATGGTGAAAAACTGTTGCCTGAGCCTAACCAACCTGGGTTCTATACTGCAACAGCTCATCATCCGATTCAGGTAGATTCTTCACAAAATGAAGCTTCTCTGTCATTGTTAGAGGCACGGTAG
- the LOC123913222 gene encoding G-type lectin S-receptor-like serine/threonine-protein kinase At4g27290 isoform X2, protein MQTYKVLMLMLHTFFFCIIPTSSIQYETFSAITPDHSIQGNETLVSSSGTFEAGFFNFANSQLQYFGIWYKTISPKVYVWIANRDSPIQNSTPILKLTYKGTLTIVDDSRTIIWSSNASTVAAKPVLLLLDSGNLVVKDGERILWESFDYPGDTFLAGMKLKTSLLNGPYMSLTSWKSVDDPSLGEFSYHIDFHGFPQLVTTKGGNIYHRGPALNGNAFGGVSWLSNLKLLKFSLMLNDKEVSYEYETLKNETITRLWLSPSGYSERLVWSESRKNWDIITTRPLDQCAYYSSCGDNSVCNITNSPRICQCLEGFVPKYYEKWNSLDWSGGCVRRIRLKCSGDWFLQHSGVELPDTSSSWFNKSLRLEECEQMCLKNCSCSAYTNLNVKSNSGCLIWFGNIKDLKNNIDQGQDIFIRLAASELDHGRNRRSFNKMKLAGALVGVILFIMILGLATLTYINRKKLAKPDHNKLGQGGFGPVYKGILEDGLEIAVKRLSEISAQGEEQFKNEVMLMAKLQHRNLVKLLGCSIFQDEKLLIYELMPNRSLNYFIFDSTRKKQLDLIKRFQIIDGIARGLLYLHQDSRLRIIHRDLKTSNILLDNDMNPRISDFGLARTFLGDQDESNTKRLMGTYGYMPPEYAVRGCFSIKSDVFSFGVIVLEIISGRRIRNFYDPCHHHLNLLGHAWRLWGEEKAQELIDESFHGTVIPCEILRCIHIGLLCVQQRPEHRSNMSSVVLMLNGEKLLPEPNQPGFYTATAHHPIQVDSSQNEASLSLLEAR, encoded by the exons atgcAAACATACAAGGTTCTCATGCTAATGCTTCATACTTTCTTCTTCTGTATCATTCCAACTTCATCTATACAATATGAAACTTTTTCTGCCATTACACCAGATCATTCTATCCAAGGTAATGAAACTTTAGTGTCTTCATCTGGAACTTTTGAAGCTGGATTCTTCAACTTTGCAAATTCACAACTCCAATACTTTGGTATATGGTACAAAACAATATCACCTaaagtgtatgtttggattgCCAATAGAGATTCTCCGATACAAAACTCAACGCCAATTCTAAAACTAACATATAAAGGTACTCTTACTATTGTTGATGATTCTAGAACCATTATATGGTCCTCCAATGCATCAACAGTTGCGGCAAAACCGGTCTTGTTGCTTCTAGATTCAGGAAACCTTGTTGTGAAAGATGGAGAGAGAATTCTGTGGGAAAGTTTTGATTACCCTGGTGACACTTTCCTTGCAGGAATGAAACTCAAGACAAGTTTACTAAATGGTCCTTATATGTCTCTTACATCATGGAAAAGTGTTGACGATCCTTCTTTAGGTGAGTTTTCTTATCACATAGATTTTCATGGATTTCCTCAATTAGTTACAACAAAGGGAGGAAATATATATCATAGGGGACCAGCTTTGAATGGTAATGCTTTTGGTGGAGTTTCATGGCTAAGTAATCTTAAGTTGTTGAAATTTTCATTAATGTTAAATGATAAAGAAGTTTCTTATGAATATGAAACTTTGAAAAATGAAACTATTACTAGATTATGGCTTAGTCCATCAGGTTATTCAGAGAGATTGGTATGGTCAGAGAGTAGAAAAAATTGGGATATTATAACGACTCGTCCGTTGGATCAGTGTGCATATTATTCAAGTTGCGGTGATAATTCTGTCTGCAATATTACAAACTCTCCAAGAATATGTCAATGCTTGGAAGGTTTTGTACctaagtattatgaaaagtgGAATTCTTTGGATTGGTCTGGTGGATGTGTTAGAAGAATAAGGTTAAAATGTAGTGGAGATTGGTTTCTGCAGCATTCAGGAGTTGAGTTGCCAGATACATCCTCTTCATGGTTTAACAAGAGTTTGCGTCTTGAAGAATGTGAACAAATGTGTTTGAAAAATTGTTCATGTTCAGCATATACAAACTTAAATGTTAAAAGTAATAGTGgatgtttgatttggtttggaaATATAAAGGACTTGAAAAACAATATAGACCAAGGACAAGATATTTTCATAAGACTTGCAGCCTCAGAGTTAG ATCATGGAAGAAATAGGAGGAGCTTTAACAAAATGAAGCTTGCAGGGGCACTAGTAGGAGTCATTTTATTCATCATGATTCTTGGACTAGCCACACTTACATATATAAATAGAAAGAAGCTTGCAAAACCAG ACCACAACAAGTTAGGACAAGGTGGTTTTGGACCAGTATACAAG GGCATATTGGAAGATGGACTAGAGATTGCAGTAAAGAGGCTATCAGAAATATCAGCACAAGGAGAAGAACAGTTCAAAAATGAAGTCATGCTTATGGCGAAGCTTCAGCATCGCAATCTTGTAAAACTTCTTGGTTGTTCAATATTCCAAGACGAAAAGCTCCTGATCTATGAATTGATGCCCAACAGAAGCttgaattatttcatttttg ATTCAACGCGAAAGAAACAGCTAGATCTGATCAAACGATTTCAAATTATTGATGGGATCGCTCGAGGTCTGCTCTATCTTCATCAAGACTCTAGATTAAGAATCATCCATAGAGACCTCAAAACAAGTAATATTCTTCTTGATAATGATATGAATCCAAGGATATCAGATTTTGGTCTAGCTAGAACATTTCTTGGAGATCAAGATGAGTCTAACACAAAAAGATTGATGGGAACATA TGGTTATATGCCACCTGAATATGCGGTCCGTGGATGTTTTTCAATCAAATCTGATGTTTTTAGCTTTGGAGtaattgttcttgagataattAGTGGGAGAAGGATTCGAAATTTTTATGACCCGTGTCATCATCACCTAAATCTTCTTGGTCAT GCATGGAGACTGTGGGGTGAAGAAAAGGCACAAGAGTTAATAGATGAGTCATTCCATGGTACAGTAATTCCATGTGAAATTTTGAGATGTATTCATATTGGTCTACTATGTGTGCAACAAAGACCAGAACATAGATCAAACATGTCATCTGTGGTCTTAATGTTGAATGGTGAAAAACTGTTGCCTGAGCCTAACCAACCTGGGTTCTATACTGCAACAGCTCATCATCCGATTCAGGTAGATTCTTCACAAAATGAAGCTTCTCTGTCATTGTTAGAGGCACGGTAG
- the LOC123913224 gene encoding U3 small nucleolar ribonucleoprotein protein IMP4-like, protein MTRRNQRLKKEYLYRKSLEGKERVNYENKRKIREALQEGKPIPTELRNVEAQLRREIDLEDENTAVPRTHIDDEYAFAAEKDPKILLTTSRNPTAPLQRFVKELSIVFPNAQRMNRGNQVVSEIIESCRSHDFTDVILVHEHRGVPDGLIVSHLPYGPTAYFGLLNVVTRHEIQDKEAVKTMPEAYPHIILDNFNTKLGERTATILKYLFPVPKPDTKRIITFANKSDYISFRHHIHEKQGGPKSVTLKEIGPRFELRLYQIKLGTVDQAEAQTEWVIRPYMNTTRKRKFLSN, encoded by the exons atgacACGTAGAAACCAACGTTTGAAGAAAGAGTATTTGTATAGAAAAAGCTTAGAAGGAAAAGAGCGTGTGAATTATGAGAATAAACGCAAAATCAGAGAAGCTCTTCAAG aAGGAAAGCCTATACCTACTGAGCTTAGAAACGTGGAAGCGCAACTTCGTCGCGAAATTGATCTGGAAGATGAAAACACAGCTG TCCCAAGAACACACATTGATGATGAGTATGCATTTGCTGCCGAGAAAGATCCTAAAATTCTGCTGACCACATCCAGGAATCCAACCGCTCCTCTTCAACGGTTTGTAAAG GAGTTGAGTATTGTCTTTCCCAATGCTCAAAGAATGAATCGTGGTAATCAG GTTGTTTCAGAGATTATAGAATCCTGCCGGTCACATGACTTTACAGATGTTATCTTGGTTCATGAACATCGTGGTGTGCCAGATGGTTTAATAGTTTCTCATTTACCATATGGTCCTACTGCATATTTTGGATTACTCAATGTG GTTACAAGGCATGAAATTCAAGACAAAGAAGCCGTTAAAACCATGCCTGAGGCTTATCCGCATATTATTCTTGATAATTTCAATACTAAG TTAGGTGAAAGGACTGCCACCATTCTCAAATATCTATTTCCAGTGCCAAAACCGGACACAAAACGAATCATCACATTTGCTAACAAGTCTGACTATATCTCATTCAG GCATCATATACATGAAAAGCAAGGGGGTCCTAAATCTGTAACATTGAAGGAAATTGGTCCACGGTTTGAATTGCGACTATATCAG ATAAAATTGGGAACAGTGGATCAAGCTGAAGCTCAAACAGAATGGGTCATCAGACCTTACATGAACACTACCAGGAAGAGAAAGTTTCTCAGTAATTGA